Proteins found in one Streptococcus mitis genomic segment:
- a CDS encoding LURP-one-related/scramblase family protein, with the protein MKTFLVKQKFRLGGERFAIKDDRGEIAYQVEGSFFKIPKTFTIYDANGEQVSQISKEILTLLPRFEIQLRDGSSFVIRKKLTFWRDKYEFDNLGLRIEGNIWDLNFKLLDDRDQLIAEIKKELFHLTSTYNVTVLEDAYADLVISLCVAIDYVEMLESQSH; encoded by the coding sequence ATGAAAACATTTCTTGTCAAACAAAAGTTTCGTCTTGGAGGCGAACGTTTCGCTATCAAGGATGACAGGGGAGAAATCGCCTATCAGGTAGAGGGATCATTTTTTAAGATTCCCAAAACTTTTACCATTTATGATGCTAATGGTGAACAGGTCAGTCAGATCAGTAAAGAAATCTTGACCTTGCTTCCTCGTTTTGAGATTCAGCTTCGGGATGGATCAAGTTTTGTCATTCGTAAGAAGTTGACCTTCTGGCGAGATAAGTATGAGTTTGATAATCTAGGTCTTCGTATCGAGGGCAATATCTGGGATTTGAATTTCAAATTGCTGGATGATCGCGATCAGCTGATTGCGGAAATTAAGAAGGAACTCTTCCATCTGACCTCTACCTATAATGTAACGGTTCTGGAGGACGCTTATGCAGATCTAGTCATTTCCCTCTGTGTCGCGATTGACTATGTGGAAATGCTGGAAAGCCAATCACATTAA
- the alaS gene encoding alanine--tRNA ligase: MKQLSSAQVRQMWLDFWATKGHSVEPSVSLVPVNDPTLLWINSGVATLKKYFDGTIIPENPRITNAQKAIRTNDIENVGKTARHHTMFEMLGNFSIGDYFRDEAITWAYELLTSPEWFDFPAEKLYMTYYPDDKDSYNRWIEVGVDPSHLIPIEDNFWEIGAGPSGPDTEIFFDRGEAFDPENIGIRLLAEDIENDRYIEIWNIVLSQFNADPAVPRSEYKELPHKNIDTGAGLERLVAVIQGAKTNFETDLFMPIIREVEKLSGKVYDQDGDNMSFKVIADHIRSLSFAIGDGALPGNEGRGYVLRRLLRRASMHGQKLGINEPFLYKLVPTVGKIMESYYPEVLEKRDFIEKIVKSEEESFARTLHSGQHFAQGIVADLKEKGQSVIAGSDVFKLYDTYGFPVELTEEIAEEAGMTVDREGFEAAMKEQQERARASAVKGGSMGMQNETLQNITVESVFNYNASQLSSKLVAIVADNAEVEAVSEGTASLIFAETPFYAEMGGQVADHGQILDAAGNLVATVTNVQKAPNGQALHTVEVLAPLVLNQEYTLAIDTNRRHRVMKNHTATHLLHAALHNILGNHATQAGSLNEVEFLRFDFTHFQAVTAEELRAIEQQVNEKIWEALEVKTVETDIDTAKEMGAMALFGEKYGKEVRVVTIGDYSIELCGGTHVGNTSEIGLFKIVKEEGIGSGTRRILAVTGKEAFEAYREQEDALKAVAATLKAPQVKEVPHKVEGLQEQLRQLQKENAELKEKAAAAAAGDIFKDVKEVNGHRYIASQVSVSDAGALRTFADNWKQKDYSDLLVLVAAIGDKVNVLVASKTKDLHAGNLVKELAPIVDGRGGGKPDMAMAGGSNQAKIQELLDAVAGKL; this comes from the coding sequence ATGAAACAACTATCTAGTGCACAAGTACGCCAAATGTGGCTTGATTTCTGGGCGACCAAAGGTCACTCTGTAGAACCATCAGTGAGCCTGGTTCCTGTAAATGACCCAACTCTTTTGTGGATCAACTCTGGGGTAGCAACCCTTAAGAAATACTTTGATGGGACCATCATTCCTGAAAATCCACGTATTACCAATGCCCAAAAGGCTATCCGTACCAACGACATCGAAAACGTAGGGAAGACTGCACGTCACCATACTATGTTTGAAATGTTGGGGAACTTCTCTATCGGAGATTACTTCCGTGATGAAGCTATCACTTGGGCTTATGAGCTTTTGACAAGCCCTGAGTGGTTTGACTTCCCAGCTGAAAAACTTTACATGACCTACTATCCAGATGATAAAGATTCTTACAACCGCTGGATTGAAGTGGGAGTGGATCCAAGTCACTTGATTCCAATTGAGGACAACTTCTGGGAAATTGGTGCTGGGCCTTCTGGACCAGATACTGAGATTTTCTTTGACCGTGGAGAAGCTTTTGACCCAGAAAATATCGGCATTCGCCTGCTTGCAGAAGATATCGAAAACGACCGTTATATCGAAATCTGGAACATCGTTTTGTCACAATTTAACGCAGACCCTGCTGTTCCTCGTAGCGAATACAAGGAATTGCCACACAAGAACATTGATACGGGCGCTGGTTTGGAGCGTTTGGTGGCCGTTATCCAAGGGGCTAAGACCAACTTTGAAACAGACCTCTTCATGCCAATCATTCGTGAAGTGGAGAAATTGTCTGGTAAGGTCTATGACCAAGATGGCGACAACATGAGCTTTAAGGTTATCGCTGACCACATTCGTTCTTTGTCATTTGCCATCGGTGATGGTGCCCTTCCTGGAAATGAAGGTCGTGGTTACGTCCTTCGTCGTCTTCTCCGTCGTGCTTCTATGCATGGTCAAAAATTGGGAATCAACGAGCCTTTCCTTTACAAATTGGTTCCAACTGTTGGAAAAATCATGGAAAGCTACTACCCAGAAGTGCTTGAAAAACGTGACTTTATCGAAAAAATCGTTAAGAGCGAAGAAGAATCATTTGCTCGTACCCTTCACTCAGGTCAACACTTTGCCCAAGGCATTGTAGCTGACTTGAAAGAAAAAGGTCAATCTGTCATTGCTGGTTCAGATGTATTTAAACTTTATGACACTTATGGATTCCCAGTTGAATTGACAGAAGAAATCGCTGAAGAAGCTGGCATGACTGTAGACCGTGAAGGTTTTGAAGCAGCCATGAAAGAACAGCAAGAACGTGCGCGTGCGTCAGCTGTCAAGGGTGGTTCAATGGGTATGCAAAATGAAACCCTTCAAAACATCACTGTAGAAAGTGTCTTCAACTACAATGCTAGCCAATTGTCTTCTAAATTGGTGGCTATCGTGGCTGACAATGCAGAAGTAGAAGCTGTTTCAGAAGGAACTGCCTCTCTGATCTTTGCAGAGACTCCATTCTACGCTGAAATGGGTGGACAAGTAGCTGACCACGGTCAAATCTTGGATGCTGCAGGAAACCTTGTGGCTACTGTGACAAATGTTCAAAAAGCTCCGAATGGACAAGCCCTTCATACAGTTGAAGTTCTTGCACCGCTTGTTTTGAACCAAGAATATACCTTGGCAATTGATACAAATCGTCGTCACCGTGTTATGAAAAACCACACTGCGACTCACTTGCTTCACGCTGCACTTCATAATATCCTTGGAAACCATGCAACACAAGCAGGATCTCTTAACGAAGTTGAATTCCTTCGATTTGACTTTACCCATTTCCAAGCTGTGACTGCTGAAGAATTGCGTGCCATTGAACAGCAAGTCAACGAGAAAATCTGGGAAGCTCTTGAAGTGAAGACAGTTGAAACGGATATTGACACTGCTAAAGAAATGGGAGCTATGGCCCTCTTTGGTGAGAAATACGGCAAAGAAGTCCGTGTTGTTACTATCGGTGACTACTCTATCGAACTTTGTGGTGGTACCCACGTTGGCAACACTTCTGAAATTGGTCTTTTCAAGATTGTCAAAGAAGAAGGGATCGGATCAGGAACTCGCCGTATCTTGGCAGTGACTGGTAAGGAAGCCTTTGAAGCCTACCGTGAACAAGAAGATGCTCTTAAAGCAGTCGCAGCAACATTGAAAGCACCTCAAGTCAAGGAAGTACCTCACAAGGTAGAAGGACTTCAAGAACAACTTCGTCAACTTCAAAAAGAAAATGCTGAATTGAAAGAAAAAGCCGCAGCTGCAGCCGCAGGCGATATCTTCAAGGATGTGAAGGAAGTCAATGGTCACCGTTACATTGCTAGTCAAGTGTCTGTATCTGATGCTGGTGCCCTTCGTACTTTTGCGGATAACTGGAAACAAAAAGACTACTCTGATCTTCTTGTCCTAGTTGCCGCTATCGGTGACAAAGTCAATGTTCTTGTAGCAAGCAAGACAAAAGACCTTCATGCAGGAAACCTTGTCAAAGAATTGGCACCAATCGTCGATGGACGTGGTGGTGGTAAACCAGACATGGCCATGGCAGGAGGAAGCAACCAAGCTAAGATCCAAGAATTGTTGGATGCAGTAGCAGGTAAATTATAA
- a CDS encoding alpha-amylase, which yields MQNQTLMQYFEWYLPHDGQHWTRLAEDAQHLADLGISHVWMPPAFKATNEKDVGYGVYDLFDLGEFNQKGTVRTKYGFKEDYLQAIQALKAQGIQPMADVVLNHKAAADHMEAFQVIEVDPVDRTVELGEPFTINGWTSFTFDGRQDTYNDFHWHWYHFTGTDYDAKRRKSGIYLIQGDNKGWANEELVDNENGNYDYLMYADLDFKHPEVIQNIYDWADWFMETTGVAGFRLDAVKHIDSFFMRNFIRDMKEKYGEDFYVFGEFWNPDKEANLDYLEKTEERFDLVDVRLHQNLFEASQAGANYDLRGIFTDSLVELKPDKAVTFVDNHDTQRGQALESTVEEWFKPAAYALILLRQDGLPCVFYGDYYGISGQYAQQDFKEVLDRLLAIRKDLAYGEQNDYFDDANCIGWVRSGAEDQFPIAVLISNDQENSKSMFVGQEWANQTFVDLLENHQAQVTIDEEGYGQFPVSAASVSVWAANTI from the coding sequence ATGCAAAATCAAACACTCATGCAATACTTTGAATGGTATCTGCCCCACGACGGCCAGCACTGGACGCGTCTAGCTGAAGATGCTCAACACCTAGCTGATCTCGGTATCAGCCATGTCTGGATGCCACCAGCCTTCAAGGCCACCAATGAAAAAGACGTAGGTTATGGGGTCTATGACCTATTTGACCTTGGTGAGTTCAACCAAAAAGGAACTGTCCGCACCAAGTATGGTTTTAAAGAAGACTATCTTCAAGCCATTCAAGCTCTAAAAGCACAGGGAATTCAACCCATGGCCGATGTGGTGCTCAATCACAAGGCTGCTGCTGATCACATGGAAGCCTTTCAGGTTATCGAAGTGGATCCAGTTGACCGTACAGTTGAACTGGGAGAACCCTTCACCATCAATGGCTGGACTAGCTTTACCTTCGATGGTCGCCAAGATACCTACAATGACTTCCACTGGCACTGGTACCACTTCACCGGTACAGACTATGATGCCAAACGCCGCAAGTCTGGGATTTATCTCATCCAAGGGGACAACAAGGGTTGGGCTAACGAGGAATTGGTCGATAATGAAAACGGTAACTATGACTACCTCATGTATGCCGACCTAGACTTTAAACATCCTGAAGTCATCCAAAATATCTATGACTGGGCTGACTGGTTCATGGAAACGACTGGTGTAGCTGGTTTCCGTTTGGATGCCGTTAAACACATTGACTCTTTCTTCATGCGCAATTTTATCCGTGATATGAAGGAAAAATACGGTGAGGATTTCTATGTTTTTGGTGAATTCTGGAATCCTGACAAGGAAGCCAATCTAGACTATCTTGAAAAAACGGAAGAACGTTTTGACCTTGTCGATGTTCGTCTCCACCAGAATCTCTTTGAAGCCAGTCAAGCTGGCGCAAACTATGACCTTCGTGGTATTTTCACAGATAGCTTGGTTGAACTCAAACCTGACAAGGCGGTGACTTTTGTCGACAACCATGATACTCAACGTGGTCAGGCTCTTGAATCTACTGTTGAAGAATGGTTCAAACCAGCAGCCTATGCCCTCATTCTATTACGCCAAGATGGCCTTCCATGTGTCTTTTACGGTGACTACTATGGGATTTCAGGGCAGTATGCTCAACAAGATTTCAAAGAAGTCCTTGACCGCCTCCTAGCCATCCGAAAAGATTTGGCCTATGGAGAACAAAATGACTACTTTGATGATGCTAACTGTATCGGTTGGGTACGTTCAGGTGCTGAAGATCAATTCCCAATCGCAGTCTTGATTTCAAATGACCAAGAAAACAGCAAATCAATGTTTGTCGGCCAAGAATGGGCTAACCAAACCTTTGTAGATTTACTTGAAAACCACCAAGCTCAAGTTACAATCGATGAGGAAGGTTATGGACAATTCCCTGTCTCAGCTGCTTCGGTAAGTGTCTGGGCAGCCAATACAATCTAA
- a CDS encoding ABC transporter ATP-binding protein, with amino-acid sequence MIEFQNVSKLYGDKEALSNLNLQIENGEIMGLIGHNGAGKSTTIKSLVSIISPSSGRILVDGQELSENRLAIKRKIGYVADSPDLFLRLTANEFWELIASSYDLTSSDLDASLARLLSVFDFAENRYQVIETLSHGMRQKVFVIGALLSDPDIWVLDEPLTGLDPQAAFDLKQMMKEHAQKGKTVLFSTHVLEVAEQVCDRIAILKKGHLIYCGSVEDLRKDHPDQSLESIYLSLAGRKEEVSDASQSH; translated from the coding sequence ATGATTGAATTTCAAAATGTTAGTAAGTTGTATGGTGATAAAGAGGCCTTGAGCAATCTCAATTTGCAGATTGAAAATGGGGAGATTATGGGCTTGATTGGCCATAATGGTGCTGGGAAATCGACCACCATAAAATCCTTAGTCAGTATTATTTCACCTAGCAGTGGTCGTATTTTGGTAGACGGTCAGGAGTTATCGGAAAATCGCTTGGCTATTAAACGAAAGATTGGCTATGTAGCAGACTCGCCTGACTTATTTTTACGCTTAACAGCCAATGAATTTTGGGAATTGATTGCTTCATCCTATGATCTGACTAGCTCTGACTTGGATGCTAGTCTAGCTAGGCTATTGAGTGTTTTTGATTTTGCTGAAAACCGCTATCAGGTTATTGAAACTCTTTCTCACGGAATGCGTCAGAAAGTCTTTGTCATCGGAGCACTCTTGTCTGATCCTGATATTTGGGTCTTGGACGAACCCTTGACTGGTTTGGATCCCCAGGCTGCCTTTGATTTGAAGCAAATGATGAAGGAGCATGCACAAAAAGGCAAGACAGTCTTGTTTTCAACCCATGTTCTAGAGGTGGCCGAGCAAGTCTGTGATCGGATTGCCATTTTGAAAAAGGGGCATTTGATTTATTGTGGTAGTGTAGAGGACTTGAGAAAAGACCACCCAGACCAGTCTTTGGAGAGTATCTACCTAAGTCTTGCTGGTAGAAAAGAGGAGGTTTCAGATGCGTCTCAAAGTCATTAA
- a CDS encoding LTA synthase family protein translates to MRINFNKIQKAIGTRLGFVLTHLILYWLKTLLAYTVDFNLDIQLGKLQGNYLAFIAFFNPLPLGLLLLALALYARSTKVFYSLSIAIYSLLFIWLYSNVFYYREFSDFITANTMKVVSKVSVGTAELELLRLWDFVYFMDFPLLAFLFYKKFIHLDRRPFKFRSSVAITALSALLFSANLFLAEIERPDLLSRGFSNYYIVRALSLPAFLGYSANQSYSANKERAKASETDLQPITDYIQEHSAKPNPDYFGLAKGKNVIYLHLESFQQFLLDYKLNIDGTEHEVTPFLNSLYHSQATLAFSNIFNQVKAGKTSDAETMLETGLFGLDQGSFMVNYGGNNTQQAAPFILSKNGYQSSAVFHGNIGTFWNRNTTYKQWGYQYFFDASYFTKQDSSNSFQYGLNDKIMMKDSIQYLEHLQQPFYAKYITVSNHYPYASNLTGDELGFPLAKTKDETINGYFQTANYLDSAIKAFFDYLKESGLYENSIIVIYGDHYGISNSRNPDLAPLIGKTSENWSNYDNAMLQRVPFMVFMPGYEKGQIINTYGGQIDILPTLEHLLGIDSNSFLQVGQDLLSPDHQEIVAFRTANSFVTPKYTSYDGRTYYTESDLEISNLDEQAQTELESVRQAASQQLKISDQIQTGDLIRFYQADHLGTVDTETISYLNSLPILQKIEQEKGSQSTSLFSQRQGKTSTDLFKAPSYQELHPESAETESKSQ, encoded by the coding sequence GTGAGAATCAATTTTAACAAAATCCAAAAAGCCATCGGTACCAGACTGGGTTTTGTCCTAACCCATTTAATCCTCTATTGGCTCAAAACCTTATTAGCCTATACCGTTGACTTCAATTTAGATATTCAATTGGGCAAGCTGCAAGGAAATTACCTTGCCTTTATCGCCTTTTTCAACCCCCTTCCTTTGGGACTCCTCCTGCTGGCTCTAGCCCTCTATGCTCGCTCAACCAAGGTCTTTTACAGTCTTAGCATAGCTATTTATAGTCTTTTATTCATTTGGCTCTATTCTAATGTCTTTTACTATCGAGAATTTAGTGACTTTATCACGGCTAATACCATGAAAGTGGTCAGCAAGGTATCTGTTGGTACTGCGGAACTAGAATTACTGCGTCTTTGGGATTTTGTCTATTTTATGGATTTCCCATTGCTAGCTTTCCTTTTCTATAAAAAATTCATCCATTTGGATAGGAGACCTTTCAAATTCCGCTCGAGTGTTGCCATCACTGCTCTCTCAGCCCTGCTCTTTTCAGCTAATCTTTTCTTGGCTGAAATCGAGCGTCCCGATCTCCTATCGCGAGGATTTTCCAATTATTATATTGTCCGTGCCCTCAGTTTGCCAGCCTTTTTAGGTTATAGTGCCAACCAATCATACAGCGCCAACAAAGAACGTGCTAAGGCTTCTGAGACTGACCTTCAACCCATTACAGACTATATTCAAGAACATTCTGCTAAGCCCAATCCAGACTATTTTGGATTAGCCAAAGGGAAAAATGTGATTTATCTTCACTTGGAGAGTTTCCAGCAATTCCTGCTTGACTATAAACTCAACATAGATGGAACTGAGCATGAAGTCACTCCCTTCCTTAATTCCCTCTACCATTCGCAAGCAACCCTAGCCTTTTCGAATATCTTTAACCAAGTTAAGGCTGGTAAGACGTCAGATGCAGAAACCATGCTAGAAACCGGTTTGTTTGGACTTGACCAAGGCTCTTTCATGGTCAACTATGGAGGTAACAATACCCAGCAAGCCGCTCCTTTTATCCTATCGAAAAATGGCTACCAATCAAGTGCAGTCTTTCACGGTAATATCGGGACCTTCTGGAATCGAAATACAACCTATAAACAGTGGGGCTACCAATACTTCTTTGATGCTTCCTACTTCACCAAGCAAGACAGTAGCAATTCTTTCCAATATGGTTTAAATGATAAAATCATGATGAAAGATTCTATCCAATATCTGGAGCACTTGCAACAGCCTTTTTATGCCAAGTATATCACGGTGTCCAATCACTATCCCTATGCCAGCAATCTGACGGGCGATGAGCTTGGTTTCCCCTTGGCCAAAACCAAAGATGAAACAATCAATGGCTACTTCCAAACAGCCAACTATCTGGACAGTGCTATCAAGGCTTTCTTTGACTATCTCAAAGAAAGTGGCCTCTATGAAAATTCTATCATCGTCATCTACGGAGACCATTATGGAATTTCCAATTCCCGCAATCCTGACTTGGCACCCTTGATTGGCAAGACTTCTGAGAACTGGTCGAATTACGATAATGCCATGTTGCAACGAGTGCCTTTTATGGTGTTCATGCCTGGATATGAAAAGGGGCAAATCATCAATACCTATGGTGGACAAATCGATATCTTACCGACTCTCGAACACCTCCTCGGTATTGATTCCAATTCCTTCCTTCAAGTAGGACAAGACCTCCTATCACCAGACCATCAAGAAATCGTTGCCTTTCGGACTGCCAATTCCTTCGTCACACCTAAATACACCAGTTATGACGGACGAACCTACTACACTGAAAGTGATCTTGAAATCAGCAATCTTGATGAACAAGCTCAGACTGAACTGGAAAGCGTTCGTCAGGCAGCCAGTCAACAACTGAAAATCAGCGACCAAATTCAAACTGGTGATTTAATACGTTTTTACCAAGCAGATCATCTTGGAACAGTTGATACTGAAACTATTTCTTACCTCAATTCCTTACCGATTCTGCAAAAGATTGAGCAGGAAAAAGGTAGTCAATCAACTAGTCTCTTTAGCCAACGACAAGGTAAAACCAGTACTGATCTTTTCAAAGCACCAAGTTATCAAGAACTACACCCCGAGTCTGCCGAAACCGAATCAAAATCACAATAA
- a CDS encoding class I SAM-dependent rRNA methyltransferase → MNRIRVSKRVEKKLAKGLVLLEASDLENVNLKDQEVEVYRQEGAFLGTAYLSQQNKGLGWFVSTDKVTFNQAFFETLFRQAKEKREAYYQDDLTTAFRLFNQEGDGFGGLTVDLYGDYAVFSWYNSYVYQIRKVISEAFRQVFPEILGAYEKIRFKGLDYESAHVYGQEAPDFFTVLENGVLYQVFMNDGLMTGIFLDQHEVRGSLVDGLAMGKSLLNMFSYTAAFSVVAAMGGASQTTSVDLAKRSRELSQAHFQANGISTDDHRFIVMDVFEYFKYAKRKGLTYDVIVLDPPSFARNKKQTFSVAKDYHKLISQSLEILNPEGIIIASTNAANVSRQKFTEQIDKGFAGRSYQILNKYGLPADFAYNKKDESSNYLKVISMKVSK, encoded by the coding sequence ATGAATAGAATAAGAGTCAGCAAAAGGGTTGAAAAGAAGCTCGCTAAAGGACTAGTTTTACTAGAAGCTAGCGACCTTGAGAATGTCAATCTTAAGGATCAGGAAGTAGAAGTCTATCGTCAAGAAGGCGCCTTTCTTGGGACTGCTTACCTTTCTCAGCAAAACAAGGGCTTGGGCTGGTTTGTGAGCACAGACAAGGTGACCTTTAATCAAGCTTTCTTTGAAACGCTGTTTAGACAAGCTAAAGAAAAGAGAGAAGCCTACTATCAAGATGATTTGACAACTGCCTTTCGTCTCTTCAACCAAGAGGGAGATGGTTTTGGCGGTCTGACAGTGGACCTTTATGGCGACTATGCTGTCTTTTCTTGGTATAACTCTTATGTTTATCAGATTCGCAAGGTTATCTCAGAAGCTTTTAGACAGGTTTTTCCTGAGATTTTAGGAGCCTATGAGAAGATCCGTTTTAAGGGTTTGGACTATGAATCTGCCCATGTCTATGGTCAAGAAGCACCTGACTTTTTCACTGTTTTAGAAAATGGTGTCTTGTATCAAGTCTTTATGAACGATGGCTTGATGACAGGGATTTTCCTAGACCAGCACGAGGTTCGTGGTAGTCTAGTTGATGGATTGGCTATGGGCAAATCTTTGCTCAATATGTTTTCCTACACAGCAGCCTTTTCAGTGGTTGCGGCCATGGGAGGAGCAAGTCAGACTACTTCGGTTGACCTAGCTAAACGTTCACGAGAATTGTCTCAAGCGCATTTTCAGGCAAATGGAATCAGCACAGACGACCATCGTTTTATAGTCATGGATGTTTTTGAGTATTTCAAGTATGCTAAGCGAAAAGGCTTGACTTACGATGTGATTGTCCTAGATCCTCCTAGCTTTGCTCGGAATAAAAAACAAACGTTCTCTGTGGCCAAGGATTATCACAAGTTGATTTCCCAGAGTCTTGAGATTTTAAATCCGGAAGGGATTATTATTGCCAGCACCAATGCTGCCAATGTATCCCGCCAGAAATTTACAGAACAAATTGATAAAGGCTTTGCAGGAAGAAGTTACCAGATTTTAAATAAATACGGTCTTCCAGCAGATTTCGCCTATAATAAAAAAGATGAAAGTAGTAATTACCTCAAGGTGATTAGTATGAAGGTTAGTAAATGA
- the aroD gene encoding type I 3-dehydroquinate dehydratase: MKLIVSVMPRSLEEAQALDATRYLDADIIEWRADYLPKEVILQVAPAIFEKFAGRELVFTLRTRSEGGEIDLSPEEYIHLIKEVAQLYQPDYIDFEYYSYKDVFEEMLDFPNLVLSYHNFQETPENMMEILSELTSLNPKLVKVAVMAHTEQDVLDLMNYTRGFKTLNPEQEYVTISMGKVGKVSRITADVTGSSWSFASLDEASAPGQISLANMKKIREILDEA; the protein is encoded by the coding sequence ATGAAATTAATCGTTTCAGTAATGCCAAGAAGTTTAGAGGAGGCTCAGGCTCTGGACGCCACGAGGTACCTGGATGCCGACATCATTGAATGGCGTGCCGACTATCTGCCTAAAGAAGTGATTTTGCAGGTGGCTCCAGCTATTTTTGAAAAATTCGCAGGTCGTGAGTTGGTTTTCACGCTACGAACTCGCTCTGAGGGGGGAGAAATCGACCTTTCTCCAGAAGAATATATCCATCTAATCAAGGAAGTGGCGCAACTCTATCAACCAGACTATATTGATTTTGAGTACTATAGCTACAAGGATGTTTTTGAAGAAATGCTGGACTTCCCAAATCTCGTTTTGAGTTACCACAATTTCCAAGAAACACCTGAAAATATGATGGAAATCTTGTCAGAGTTGACGAGCTTAAATCCAAAACTTGTCAAGGTTGCGGTGATGGCTCACACGGAGCAGGATGTGCTAGACTTGATGAACTATACACGAGGCTTTAAAACCCTCAATCCTGAACAGGAATATGTGACCATTTCTATGGGTAAGGTGGGCAAGGTCTCTCGTATCACTGCGGATGTGACGGGTTCGAGCTGGTCCTTTGCCAGTCTGGATGAGGCTAGTGCCCCAGGTCAGATTTCCTTAGCTAACATGAAAAAAATTCGGGAGATTTTGGATGAAGCTTGA
- a CDS encoding shikimate dehydrogenase — protein MKLDGYTRLAAVVANPIKHSISPFIHNRAFEATATNGAYVAWEIEAGDLAETVANIRRYQMFGINLSMPYKEQVIPYLDGLSDEARLIGAVNTVVSENGNLIGYNTDGKGFFKSLPSFTISGKKMTLLGAGGAAKSILAQAILDGVSQISVFVRSVSMEKTRPYLDKLQEQTGFKVDLYALEDVSELQARIAESDLLVNATSVGMDGQSSPVPENIVLPETLLVADIIYQPFETPFLKWARRQGNPAVNGLGMLLYQAAEAFQLWTGKEMPTEEIWQSLTEKYQ, from the coding sequence ATGAAGCTTGATGGCTATACACGTTTAGCTGCCGTTGTTGCCAATCCTATTAAGCATTCTATTTCCCCCTTTATCCACAATAGGGCCTTTGAGGCGACAGCTACCAATGGTGCTTACGTGGCTTGGGAGATTGAAGCGGGTGACTTGGCAGAAACAGTGGCCAATATTCGTCGCTACCAGATGTTTGGAATTAACCTTTCTATGCCCTATAAGGAGCAGGTGATCCCTTATTTGGATGGACTGAGCGATGAAGCACGCTTGATTGGTGCGGTTAATACGGTTGTCAGTGAGAATGGCAATTTAATTGGATATAATACAGATGGCAAGGGATTTTTTAAGAGCTTGCCTTCTTTTACAATTTCAGGTAAAAAGATGACCCTGCTGGGTGCAGGTGGTGCGGCTAAGTCTATCTTGGCACAGGCTATTTTGGACGGAGTCAGTCAGATTTCGGTCTTTGTTCGTTCCGTTTCTATGGAAAAAACAAGACCTTACCTAGACAAGTTACAGGAGCAGACAGGCTTTAAGGTGGACTTGTATGCTTTAGAAGATGTTTCTGAACTGCAAGCAAGGATTGCCGAGTCGGATTTACTTGTCAATGCGACAAGTGTAGGGATGGATGGTCAATCATCTCCAGTTCCTGAAAACATTGTCCTACCAGAAACTCTTTTAGTAGCAGATATCATTTACCAACCCTTTGAAACACCATTTTTGAAATGGGCTAGGAGGCAGGGCAATCCAGCGGTCAACGGTCTGGGAATGTTGCTCTATCAAGCTGCAGAAGCTTTTCAACTCTGGACAGGCAAGGAAATGCCAACAGAAGAGATTTGGCAGTCCTTAACAGAAAAATACCAATAA